Proteins from one Ricinus communis isolate WT05 ecotype wild-type chromosome 9, ASM1957865v1, whole genome shotgun sequence genomic window:
- the LOC107261260 gene encoding glycine-rich cell wall structural protein-like isoform X1, with translation MRRLSIQLGVVVVVFLLVLGLVECRKIKQRELTVLVGLGGARGGGEGGGSAGGGYNLGGGYKIGGGYQLGGGFGGGGGVGGGAGGSAGGSAGGSAGGSAGGSAGGSGGGSASGGAVGSTGASGSGGGSVSGGAGGSAGGSTGGSASGGAGGSASGGAGGGSGAGGSASGGGSASGGGGGSASGSGGGSASGGAIGSTGGGAGGSSGTGGSASGSGGGSVSGSVGGSSSGGGSASGGAGGSAGGSAGGSANSGAGGSAGGSAGGSAGGSAGGSANGGAGGSAGGSAGGSAGGSARGSAGGGANAGFGSGGSIGWGFKGGFGGGIGGGSGAGGGFGGGEDIGGGAGGGLGGRH, from the coding sequence ATGAGGAGACTTTCTATTCAGTTGGGAGTTGTAGTTGTTGTGTTCCTGTTGGTGTTAGGATTAGTTGAATGTCGAAAAATAAAGCAACGTGAATTAACTGTACTTGTAGGACTTGGAGGTGCTAGAGGTGGCGGTGAAGGTGGTGGAAGTGCTGGAGGAGGATATAACCTTGGAGGGGGATATAAGATTGGCGGAGGATATCAACTTGGAGGAGGATTTGGCGGTGGAGGAGGCGTAGGCGGTGGTGCAGGAGGAAGCGCAGGCGGTAGCGCAGGAGGAAGCGCGGGCGGTAGTGCCGGAGGAAGCGCAGGCGGCAGTGGCGGAGGAAGCGCAAGTGGTGGTGCCGTAGGAAGCACAGGCGCAAGTGGTAGTGGCGGAGGAAGCGTAAGCGGTGGCGCGGGAGGAAGTGCAGGCGGTAGCACCGGAGGAAGTGCAAGCGGTGGTGCCGGAGGAAGCGCGAGCGGCGGTGCTGGAGGTGGCAGTGGCGCCGGAGGAAGCGCGAGCGGTGGAGGAAGTGCAAGCGGTGGTGGCGGAGGAAGTGCAAGCGGCAGTGGCGGAGGAAGCGCAAGTGGTGGTGCCATAGGAAGCACAGGCGGTGGTGCTGGAGGCAGCAGTGGCACAGGAGGAAGTGCAAGCGGCAGTGGCGGAGGAAGCGTAAGCGGTAGTGTTGGAGGTAGTAGCAGTGGAGGAGGAAGCGCAAGCGGTGGCGCCGGAGGAAGTGCAGGCGGTAGCGCCGGAGGAAGTGCAAACAGTGGCGCCGGAGGAAGTGCAGGCGGTAGCGCCGGAGGAAGTGCAGGCGGTAGCGCCGGAGGAAGTGCAAACGGTGGCGCCGGAGGAAGTGCAGGCGGTAGCGCCGGAGGAAGTGCAGGCGGTAGCGCTAGAGGAAGTGCAGGCGGTGGTGCTAATGCGGGATTTGGTAGTGGAGGGAGTATAGGTTGGGGCTTCAAAGGAGGATTTGGTGGAGGAATTGGAGGAGGAAGTGGCGCAGGTGGTGGCTTTGGAGGAGGGGAAGATATTGGTGGCGGTGCTGGCGGAGGATTAGGCGGGAGGCATTGA
- the LOC107261260 gene encoding glycine-rich cell wall structural protein-like isoform X2, which translates to MRRLSIQLGVVVVVFLLVLGLVECRKIKQRELTVLVGLGGARGGGEGGGSAGGGYNLGGGYKIGGGYQLGGGFGGGGGVGGGAGGSAGGSAGGSAGGSAGGSAGGSGGGSASGGAVGSTGASGSGGGSVSGGAGGSAGGSTGGSASGGAGGSASGGAGGGSGAGGSASGGGSASGGGGGSASGSGGGSASGGAIGSTGGGAGGSSGTGGSASGSGGGSVSGSVGGSSSGGGSASGGAGGSAGGSAGGSANGGAGGSAGGSAGGSAGGSARGSAGGGANAGFGSGGSIGWGFKGGFGGGIGGGSGAGGGFGGGEDIGGGAGGGLGGRH; encoded by the exons ATGAGGAGACTTTCTATTCAGTTGGGAGTTGTAGTTGTTGTGTTCCTGTTGGTGTTAGGATTAGTTGAATGTCGAAAAATAAAGCAACGTGAATTAACTGTACTTGTAGGACTTGGAGGTGCTAGAGGTGGCGGTGAAGGTGGTGGAAGTGCTGGAGGAGGATATAACCTTGGAGGGGGATATAAGATTGGCGGAGGATATCAACTTGGAGGAGGATTTGGCGGTGGAGGAGGCGTAGGCGGTGGTGCAGGAGGAAGCGCAGGCGGTAGCGCAGGAGGAAGCGCGGGCGGTAGTGCCGGAGGAAGCGCAGGCGGCAGTGGCGGAGGAAGCGCAAGTGGTGGTGCCGTAGGAAGCACAGGCGCAAGTGGTAGTGGCGGAGGAAGCGTAAGCGGTGGCGCGGGAGGAAGTGCAGGCGGTAGCACCGGAGGAAGTGCAAGCGGTGGTGCCGGAGGAAGCGCGAGCGGCGGTGCTGGAGGTGGCAGTGGCGCCGGAGGAAGCGCGAGCGGTGGAGGAAGTGCAAGCGGTGGTGGCGGAGGAAGTGCAAGCGGCAGTGGCGGAGGAAGCGCAAGTGGTGGTGCCATAGGAAGCACAGGCGGTGGTGCTGGAGGCAGCAGTGGCACAGGAGGAAGTGCAAGCGGCAGTGGCGGAGGAAGCGTAAGCGGTAGTGTTGGAGGTAGTAGCAGTGGAGGAGGAAGCGCAAGCGGTGGCGCCGGAGGAAGTGCAG GCGGTAGCGCCGGAGGAAGTGCAAACGGTGGCGCCGGAGGAAGTGCAGGCGGTAGCGCCGGAGGAAGTGCAGGCGGTAGCGCTAGAGGAAGTGCAGGCGGTGGTGCTAATGCGGGATTTGGTAGTGGAGGGAGTATAGGTTGGGGCTTCAAAGGAGGATTTGGTGGAGGAATTGGAGGAGGAAGTGGCGCAGGTGGTGGCTTTGGAGGAGGGGAAGATATTGGTGGCGGTGCTGGCGGAGGATTAGGCGGGAGGCATTGA
- the LOC8258822 gene encoding huntingtin-interacting protein K, with amino-acid sequence MEVTDEGGIERVVDSKDLQQQSKALDKLTDRVEDRQLDSTRVQEAMASIAASAEADRNAMRLREKELAAVKINAADVDIIANELELDKKVAERTLREHKGDAVAAIQHLLR; translated from the exons ATGGAGGTTACAGATGAAGGAGGAATAGAGAGAGTTGTTGATTCTAAAGACTTACAGCAACAAAGCAAAGCACTTGATAAGCTCACTGACCGTGTTGAAGATCGCCAGCTCGATTCCACTCGCGTTCAAGAg GCTATGGCTTCGATTGCTGCATCAGCCGAAGCTGATAGGAATGCTATGAGATTGAG GGAGAAAGAATTGGCTGCTGTTAAGATCAACGCTGCTGATGTTGACATAATTGCCAATGAACTAGAG TTGGATAAGAAGGTCGCAGAGAGAACCTTAAGGGAGCACAAAGGTGATGCTGTTGCTGCAATTCAACATCTTCTTCGCTAA